A stretch of the Corylus avellana chromosome ca6, CavTom2PMs-1.0 genome encodes the following:
- the LOC132185544 gene encoding early nodulin-like protein 13, translating into MASLRTTIPFWILSLLLLFTSMEAKEFVVGGDKCSWSTPVSPTGSIQEWADTNRFIVGDILMRKEDYERCNGTTPIEKYDNGKTKIELNRSGHFYFIGDHGSNGCVSGQRLTVAVISDELRHGHHTPNKPNHNHTAVAPTPSPAPSPNDIPPVSGATTHGLRGGFMGIFLVGVGTLVGMAVFL; encoded by the exons ATGGCTTCCTTGAGAACCACAATCCCATTTTGGATTCTCAGTTTGCTCCTGCTGTTTACTTCAATGGAAGCCAAAGAGTTCGTGGTTGGAGGAGACAAATGTTCATGGTCAACTCCAGTATCGCCTACAGGGTCCATCCAAGAGTGGGCTGATACAAACCGATTCATTGTCGGCGATATTCTCA TGAGAAAGGAAGACTACGAGAGGTGCAACGGAACAACGCCGATTGAAAAATACGACAACGGCAAGACCAAGATTGAGTTGAACAGATCAGGACACTTCTATTTCATCGGCGATCATGGTAGCAATGGCTGTGTATCTGGGCAGAGGCTAACTGTGGCTGTCATCTCCGACGAACTACGTCATGGACACCATACGCCTAATAAGCCTAACCATAATCATACCGCGGTGGCTCCGACACCGTCCCCAGCGCCTTCCCCGAATGATATTCCCCCAGTAAGTGGTGCAACTACTCATGGATTGAGGGGTGGGTTTATGGGAATATTTCTCGTGGGAGTAGGGACTTTGGTGGGGATGGCCGTCTTCCTTTGA